In Pseudomonadota bacterium, the DNA window ATTTGAGCTCTGGTCAATTGAGCCAGGTTTTGCGAATCAGAAGACAGGCCGACTACTTCAATTTGATGCAACATTCTTTCGAGTAGTTATATAATGTGTTTGCCGATAGAGCTCTCAAATTACATAATTTGCTTTAGACCAATACGTGTAATGCTTCACCGGTAAATGGAATTTTAGCAGCAGTCTCATATCGGTTAGCTGCGCCGTGTTTTTTCATTTCAACAACTATTTGGCTAGAACAGATACGGACAGCACTAGGATAGTGTAGCGGCTACAAAGGGGAGAGCTCCTTTGCGGAGACCTCTGCACTTAAAGTATTAAAAAACTCCGGTGTTGATTGCGCATTGATGCTGGAGCTTCCTTTGTTAAGCCATTCAATACGATTCCTATCCGACATGACGGTGCGTAGATCGGCTAGTAGCTTTGCACGGACCTCTATCGGAATAGAGAGATCTTTTCCAACCCATTCTGGGCAGCTTTGAGGGATCTCTCCACGCTCCATGTAGGATTCAATTAGGGCCTCTGCGATGCGAAAGCGAGCGCCGTAGAGCGTATCAGGGGGCGCATTAGTATCGCGCTCAGCCGCTGCAACGTATTGACCAGCGATTGAGCGGTTGAATCCCATATGTTCGAGAATTATAGCCGAGACCTGCACGTTGTTGCATTGCCACATCCTCTCTTCAAACTCGATGTCAAAGGGAAGATCCCTACTCTTTAAGTGCTGCCTATATTCATTAAAGCCACGCCTGTTTTCACGCAGAAATGCAGCAAAAGCTAGGTAGCGCAGCCCTCGACCAAGCAATCCAAAACCAAAACCGATCTCCGGAACGCAGAGTCCCGCACATGCCCCAACCGCAAGCGCCTCATAGAGCGGTGTCTGTACGTAGTCCCACTCGTCCTTCTCTATTTTTCGGCTGAGGTTACGAAAGAGATAGCAGTACGAGAGGATCGCAGCGTGATCCATCGGAGCATATGCCTCAAATAGATCCTGGATAGTAAGGGGGTGCTTGCCCTGTAGTATCTCGGGCCGATACTGTTTAGTAACGAAGTAGTAAGTAGCCTTGATGGTGCTGTTCTTCATCAGACGCAAGATATGGTTCTGACCGGGATGTGGGATTATCGTTACCCCCTGTTCGTAGTGGTGTACGAGTAGGCGGATCGCCTCAGAGAAATTAGCCGCAACGGGACCAAAGGGGTGTAGTAGTTCGCTGGCAGCCTTCCAGCCAAGCTTGGCCTGGGCCTCTAGCGCAGATATTAAGTCGTCCTGTTTCGTCATCTTATCAGCCTCTGTACAGCAGCACCTCTAAGTAATACGCAGGGTGCTTATCCTGAAGGGTAAGGTCGGCAGATCTACTTATAATACTTGAGAATTGATAAGACGAGGTAAAAATAGCGAGAGAGAATTGGCTAATACTCTGATATTATTGGCTATATAAGCCCAGCCCGTTCAAGCAGGGCGGCTGTATTTGGCTCTCGCCCCATAAATTCTCTAAAAAGTAGGTTCGGATCATTCGAGTCCCCTTGGCTAAGAACGGTATCCCTAAAGGCCTTTCCGGTAGCTGGATTCATAAAACCCTCTAGCTGGAAACGGGAGAACGCATCAGCATCCAGTACCTCAGCCCACTGATATGAGTAGTACCCGGCGGCGTATCCAACCGGGGAGCTAAAGAGGTGCGTAAAGGCCGCTATCATGCCGAAGTCATCAGGTAGTGGGAGCGACGAGAATTTCTCTATAATTTGTTTACAGTATGGAAGGATATCCCCATCCCGTTCGCGCTTATATGAACGGTGCAGCAAAAGATCCGTAGTTGAGAAGCCAAGCTGCCGCATCAGGAACGAGGCGCTTCTAAAGTTTTTTGCCTTACTCACCTTGTCGAATAGATCCGCCGGAAGCTTGTCACCACTTTCATAGTGACTAGAGATTAGATCGAGCGCCTCTTTCTCCCAGCACCAATTCTCTAATATCTGCGAGGGCAGCTCAATAAAATCCCAGGCAACGCTATCCATGCCGTGGCTGCGCAGGGCTACGGTCGAGCAGAGGTGGTGCATTAGGTGACCAAACTCGTGGAAGAGGGTGGTTACTTCGTCGTGCGTCAGGAGAGAGGGTTTGCCATCCTGCGGCGAGGTAAAGTTAGCGGCCATTAACCCAACGTGCGGTAGTGCCTCCCCATCGCTCGGTATATGACTTATAAAGCTGTTCATCCAAGCACCCCCACGCTTATCTTCACGTGGGTGCAGGTCTGCATAAAAGTAACCAATTAACGCGCCTGATGTTGTATCAAATGCGGAGTAGGCCGTTACATCAGGCCCCCATGTTGCAAGCTCAAAATTCGGTTTGACGGAGATTCCAAAAACACGCTCAACGATCGTAAAGAGGCCCGACATAACATGAGGCAGTGGAAAATATGGCCGGAGATCCTCCTCATCGAAATCGTAGTGCGCCTTGCGCATCTTCTCTGTGTAGTAGGCGACATCCCACGGCTGGATGGCTTTAGCATCGATTCCCAGCGAGCTCTGTACAAAGCTCTTTAGTTCGGCCTGATCCCTAGAAAAGTGTTGCTCGATGCGGGAGCGTAAATTATCGACAAATGCCAGGGCCGTTTCTCCGTTCTGTGCCATGCGATCTGCTAATGTGAAATCAGAAAAATCCTTAAACCCAAGTAAGGTAGCCTCCTGGTGGCGCAGTTCAAGGATGCGGTAAAGGTTGGGCACGTTATCGAATTGGCCAGTAGTGCAACGGGTATTATAGGCGCGGTAAAATGTTTCGCGGATCTGGGCGCTATCGGCATAGGTCATAATAGCCATGTAGCTTGGAGCCTGTAGGGTAAAGCGCCAGCCCGGTAGTCCCTTGGAATCAGCAGAGGCTCGCCCCATCTCAATAGCGCTTACGGGGAGTCCGGCAAGATCGCCCTCATTCGTAATCATAAACTCGAATGCGTTAGTGGCATCCAGGGCATTTTGTGAAAATGAGTTCGTAAGTTTAGCAAGCTCCGTGTTGATCTGAGAGAGTAGCGCCTTTTTTTCGGGGGGGAGATCGGCGCCATTTCTTCTGAAGTCCTCGAGCGACTTGACTAGGAATCGCTCCCTCTCTCGCACTAAGCTGGTTGCTTCCGCACTGTTTGAGTACTCTTTAAGGGCGTTCCATAGCCCCTCGTCGAGAATGAGTTTTGATTTAAATTCAGTTATCTTAGGAAGCACCTCGTTGTAAGCTGCGCGCCACTGTGTAGTGGTTGCGACCGATTCAAGGTGCGAGACGATCCCGATGGCAAAATCGAGATTAAGAGCCAAGTTATCGAACGCAAGCATGGTATTCTCGAAGGTGCGCGCCCCCGACACGCGCTTAATCAGATTAAGCTCCTTAGTAGTCGCTTCAAGCAGCACATCTACCGCCGGTGCGATCTGTTCTGGCTTAAAGGAGTCAAAGGGGATATGTGAAGATCGAGTAAGTAGTGGGTTATGTACGTTCATATAATTAAAAGATTCTAGTGGGATATTTATGCGCACACAAGTAATATGCAGATCTAGGGCTGCTAAAGATTGGAATTTGCCCTTGTTATGAACCGTTACGATTTCCTTGTAATTGGGGGCGGCATCGCAGGCCTTAGCTACGCTCTGAAGGTTGCTGAGCACGGTAGCGTTGCGATCCTTTTTAAGCGTGACACGCGCTCCTCATCTACCTTATGGGCTCAAGGGGGAATCGCAGCGGTTCATCAACCGGACGACTCCCCTGAGCTGCACATTGAAGACACCCTTAAATGTGGGGCCGGGCTCTGTAATCAAGAGATCGTTGAGCTTGTTGTGCGAGAGGGCCCGGCGCGTGTTCAGGAGCTAGTAGATCTCGGAACTAAATTTGATCTTGATGATAGCGGTGATTTTCACCTGCACCGCGAGGGGGGACACTCGCGGCGTCGTATCTTTCATGCCGGCGATGCAACGGGAAGTGAGATTCAAAGCGCCCTGTTAAAGGCCGTGCAGCAGCACCCTAATATCCAGCTCCTTACCGACTCAAATGCGGTTGACCTGATCACGACAGGTAAGATTAACCCGAACCTCTCTGGGCCGAGCAAGGTGCTTGGTGCCTACGTTCTTAAGGGTGGTGTGATTGAGGTGGTATTAGCCGATAAGGTGCTCGTTGCTACCGGTGGAGCGGGAAAGATCTATCTCTATACATCTAACCCCGATGTTGCCACAGGAGATGGGATCGCTATGTGTTACCGTGCCGGCGCGCGCGTAGCTAATATGGAGTTCTTTCAGTTTCATCCGACCTGCCTCTTTCATCCACAGGCTAAGAGCTATCTATTGACGGAAGCGATGCGTGGTGAGGGTGCAAAGCTTCTGCGCATTAATGGTGAGCCATTTATGCATAAGTATCACGAGATGGGGGAGCTTGCGCCGCGCGATATCGTTGCACGGGCTATAGACTATGAGATGAAAACGCATGGTGATGAGCATGTGTTGCTAGATATCTCGCACCGTGATGCGGGATTTATCAAAGGCCACTTTCCGACCATCTATCAACGCTGCCTCTCTTACGGCTTTGATATCACCACGGCGCCGGTACCGGTTGTTCCTGCGGCACACTACCTGTGTGGTGGAGTGGTAAGTGATCGTGAGGGCAGAACTGACATTATAGATCTCTATGTTGCAGGGGAGTGTGCCTGTACCGGACTACACGGCGCTAACAGACTTGCATCTAACTCGCTGCTTGAGGGGGTGGTGTTTGGTCACCGCGCAGCGCTGCATGCGATTGAGCACCGCGGGCAATATCGGGTCGAGGCCACGCCGCGGCCATGGGACCCTGGCAACGCCGTTGATAGCGATGAGCAGGTTGTAATTACCCAGAATTGGGACGAGATTCGTAGAACGATGTGGAACTACGTTGGTATCGTTCGAAGCACCAAGCGGCTTGAGCGCGCGCTACACAGAATAGAGCTAATGCGTAGAGAGATTCAGGAGTACTATCATAGCTGTATCGTAACGTCGGACCTACTTGAGCTAAGAAACTTAAGCCTAGTTGCAGAGCTTGTGATCCGGAGCGCCCTTGAGCGCAGGGAGAGTAGGGGGCTGCACTATACGCTCGACTATCTAGAGATGGGGGCGATTGCTAGGGATACGGTATTGGGGCGCGGGCTATAGCAAAACATCCGCACCAGAGTTGTTTGAGGGCATAGCAACGGCTGAGAGGATAACAGATTCCTACTCCCCCACCGAAAGGTACTTTAACACCAGGTAATCATCGATTCCGTACCTGCTGCCCTCACGTCCAAAGCCGGACTGTTTCACGCCGCCAAAGGGGGCCTGAACTGCTGATATAGCGGTGTCATTGATCCCAACCATGCCAAAATCTAGCTGCTCAGCAAGCGCTAGAGCACGGCTGAGGTTTCTAGAATATAGGTACGCAGCAAGTCCGTAGGTTGTATCGTTCGCAAGCGAGATCGCCTCAGCCTCGCTCTTAAAGGTTGTGACGGTACATACTGGGCCAAAGATCTCCTCCTGCCAGATCTGCATCGATGGCCGCACGTTTGTAAGCACCACTGGCGAGATAAAACGTGAGCCAGCATCAGGAGCTGGACCAGGCGCCGGACCAAGCGCCAAGGTTGAGCCCTCACGGAGTGCTGAACTGACAAGAGCAGAGACCTTAGCGCACGCTTGATCGGAGATTAGGGGACCAAGATCTGTTTTTTCATCAAGCCCGTTACCTAGAATAAGTTCACGCGAACGTCTCACTAAACGCTCTGTGAATTTTTCAGAGATCTTCTCGTGCACTAGGAAGCGATTAATACAGATACAGGTTTGACCCGCGTTTCTATACTTACCTGAGATAGCACCCGTAAGCGCCTTGTCTAGATCGGCATCCTCAAAGACGATCAATGGTGCGTTGCCGCCAAGCTCCAACGTTAGTTTCTTTACCGTATTAGCCGATTCTCTAATAAGGATCTTTCCAACCTCGGTTGAGCCAGTGAAGCTAATCTTTCTGACTAGACTTGAGCGCATTAACTGCTTACCAATCAGCTCGGCATCCCCGGTGATGATATTTACAACACCAGCCGGCAGCTTAGCTTGCTGGCAAAGTTCAGCAAGAAATAGGGCCGAGAGGGGCGTTTCAGGGGCAGGTTTTCCGATAAATGTGCAGCCCGCTGCCAAAGCCGCAGCCATTTTGCGAGTAAGCATCGCAATCGGAAAGTTCCAGGGGGTTATTGCTGCGACAACACCGATCGGTTGCTTTAAGACTAGGATCCGTTTTGTGGGCGAGTCTGATGGAATAATATCGCCGTACACCCGTACAGCCTCCTCCGCAAACCAGTAAAGATAATTAGCAGCGTAAGAAACCTCTCCTAGCGCTTCTTTGAGCGGTTTGCCCTGCTCGAGGGTGAGGATGCGGGCGCAGCTCTCACTGTTATGTATAAGCAGGTCACCAAGAGTTCGCAAAAAAGTTGCTCGCTCACGGGCAGGGCGGCTTTTCCAGGGGATAAAGGCATTATTGGCCGCAGCGATAGCGCCATCTATCTGCTCTGCATCGAGCAGCGGAACGTGCGCAAGCAGCTCGTTCGTAGCTGGATTTGTGACCGCAAAGGTGGCACCCGAGGATGCACAACAGAGCTCACCGTTTATTAAAGAGAGGGTCTGGGGGGTCTTCATAGTGCACACACTAGCGAAGATCTATGCAACCATCGATGCAAAAACACTGTTTTATTACCATGGGATATTCCCTTATTTCTAAATTCGATCTAGATCTTAGATCGAAGCTCACCCCAACGTTATTTGAGGTACAGGGGGGACGACGTTTTCCATTACTCCTAGGTCGTTAGGCCGGTTGCTAGTGCGGGTTGTTAGACCCACCGTTGTTTCTAAACAGGACCCTCAGGTCTGTCGGTGCAGGCTTCGGCTTACATGTATTGTAGGTGGACATTAAAAGCAGCCGTTTTCCAGATGTGGGAAGCGGTAGAGCTAGGCGTGTTCATGAAATATCAGCGTCACCCATGATAAAAAAAATCAGATTTGCATTCGTAGCGGCTAGTGTTCTGGCACTTGCTATTTTTACCATCGGATCTCAGCAGGGGAGTGAAGAGGCTACCGCGCAACCGGTCGCAGCAGCGAGCGCGCCATCATATCCCGCCCTTGGTGTGCGCACTGGGGTGTACAACGATGGGCAGGCCGCCCTGTGGGACCTTAACCTAACGGATCACTTTCGTTGGTTCGGCCCGCCACCGCGTCTCCGTGGTTATAGCCCGGAGCAGCCAATTCACTTCAGTCACGTTATCCACGTTCAGCAGAACCGCATGGAGTGTCAGTACTGCCACTGGTCTGTTAGCAAGGCAGCCTATGCAGCTATCCCAGAGGAGGAGACCTGTATGGGTTGTCACGCAGCATTGGTTGCAGGCAAGAGCGAGCAGGGTAAGGCGGATATCGTAAAGCTTAAGGATTACTATAAGCGAGCAGAACCTATCCCATGGGTAAAGGTGCATGTTATGCCCGACTACCTTAAATTCAACCACAAACGACACGTTAAAGCTGGTGTTACCTGTCAGGAGTGTCACGGACAGATACCGGAGATGGCGCAGGTAGAGCGAGTATCATCGATGAAGATGGGGTGGTGCATAAGTTGCCACCGTGAGCGCGGCGCAAGTATCGATTGTTTAGTGTGCCACGGTCATCGTTAAGGGTTAGGCGCTAAGGGTTAGCAGCTAAAAGTTTAAGAAATACAACGGGCGTTTTTTAAAGGTCTCGAGATGGAAGGCAAGATAGTTCAGTTAAACGGAAGCAGCCAAGGTGAGCAGAGCGTGACAGAAACCGGAGCTGGGTTAGTCCAGATCTCTAGGCGGCGCTTTCTGCAGGTCCTCGGAGCAACAACGGCGCTCAGCGCTGCGGCCTGCGCAAATCCAGTTGAGCAGAAGATCCTCCCTAACGTAAAGGGCATCCCCGAGCAGATACCGGGTGTTTCGGTTTGGTACAGCTCTACTTGTACGGAGTGCTCAGCCGGTTGTGGTATCCGTGTTCGTACCCGTGAGGGACGTGCAGTTAAGATTGAGGGTAATCCTCATAGTCCGGTCAACCGAGGCAGCCTCTGCGCGCTTGGTCAGGCGTCATTGCAGTCGCTCTACGATCCAGATCGTATCCGTCAGCCCCTTAAGAAGGTTCGCACCTCTGCAACCGGCCCCGTGTTTGAACCAACCACCTGGGATGA includes these proteins:
- a CDS encoding M3 family metallopeptidase is translated as MNVHNPLLTRSSHIPFDSFKPEQIAPAVDVLLEATTKELNLIKRVSGARTFENTMLAFDNLALNLDFAIGIVSHLESVATTTQWRAAYNEVLPKITEFKSKLILDEGLWNALKEYSNSAEATSLVRERERFLVKSLEDFRRNGADLPPEKKALLSQINTELAKLTNSFSQNALDATNAFEFMITNEGDLAGLPVSAIEMGRASADSKGLPGWRFTLQAPSYMAIMTYADSAQIRETFYRAYNTRCTTGQFDNVPNLYRILELRHQEATLLGFKDFSDFTLADRMAQNGETALAFVDNLRSRIEQHFSRDQAELKSFVQSSLGIDAKAIQPWDVAYYTEKMRKAHYDFDEEDLRPYFPLPHVMSGLFTIVERVFGISVKPNFELATWGPDVTAYSAFDTTSGALIGYFYADLHPREDKRGGAWMNSFISHIPSDGEALPHVGLMAANFTSPQDGKPSLLTHDEVTTLFHEFGHLMHHLCSTVALRSHGMDSVAWDFIELPSQILENWCWEKEALDLISSHYESGDKLPADLFDKVSKAKNFRSASFLMRQLGFSTTDLLLHRSYKRERDGDILPYCKQIIEKFSSLPLPDDFGMIAAFTHLFSSPVGYAAGYYSYQWAEVLDADAFSRFQLEGFMNPATGKAFRDTVLSQGDSNDPNLLFREFMGREPNTAALLERAGLI
- the nadB gene encoding L-aspartate oxidase produces the protein MNRYDFLVIGGGIAGLSYALKVAEHGSVAILFKRDTRSSSTLWAQGGIAAVHQPDDSPELHIEDTLKCGAGLCNQEIVELVVREGPARVQELVDLGTKFDLDDSGDFHLHREGGHSRRRIFHAGDATGSEIQSALLKAVQQHPNIQLLTDSNAVDLITTGKINPNLSGPSKVLGAYVLKGGVIEVVLADKVLVATGGAGKIYLYTSNPDVATGDGIAMCYRAGARVANMEFFQFHPTCLFHPQAKSYLLTEAMRGEGAKLLRINGEPFMHKYHEMGELAPRDIVARAIDYEMKTHGDEHVLLDISHRDAGFIKGHFPTIYQRCLSYGFDITTAPVPVVPAAHYLCGGVVSDREGRTDIIDLYVAGECACTGLHGANRLASNSLLEGVVFGHRAALHAIEHRGQYRVEATPRPWDPGNAVDSDEQVVITQNWDEIRRTMWNYVGIVRSTKRLERALHRIELMRREIQEYYHSCIVTSDLLELRNLSLVAELVIRSALERRESRGLHYTLDYLEMGAIARDTVLGRGL
- a CDS encoding NAD-dependent succinate-semialdehyde dehydrogenase is translated as MKTPQTLSLINGELCCASSGATFAVTNPATNELLAHVPLLDAEQIDGAIAAANNAFIPWKSRPARERATFLRTLGDLLIHNSESCARILTLEQGKPLKEALGEVSYAANYLYWFAEEAVRVYGDIIPSDSPTKRILVLKQPIGVVAAITPWNFPIAMLTRKMAAALAAGCTFIGKPAPETPLSALFLAELCQQAKLPAGVVNIITGDAELIGKQLMRSSLVRKISFTGSTEVGKILIRESANTVKKLTLELGGNAPLIVFEDADLDKALTGAISGKYRNAGQTCICINRFLVHEKISEKFTERLVRRSRELILGNGLDEKTDLGPLISDQACAKVSALVSSALREGSTLALGPAPGPAPDAGSRFISPVVLTNVRPSMQIWQEEIFGPVCTVTTFKSEAEAISLANDTTYGLAAYLYSRNLSRALALAEQLDFGMVGINDTAISAVQAPFGGVKQSGFGREGSRYGIDDYLVLKYLSVGE
- a CDS encoding cytochrome c3 family protein, with translation MIKKIRFAFVAASVLALAIFTIGSQQGSEEATAQPVAAASAPSYPALGVRTGVYNDGQAALWDLNLTDHFRWFGPPPRLRGYSPEQPIHFSHVIHVQQNRMECQYCHWSVSKAAYAAIPEEETCMGCHAALVAGKSEQGKADIVKLKDYYKRAEPIPWVKVHVMPDYLKFNHKRHVKAGVTCQECHGQIPEMAQVERVSSMKMGWCISCHRERGASIDCLVCHGHR